One genomic region from Quercus robur chromosome 4, dhQueRobu3.1, whole genome shotgun sequence encodes:
- the LOC126722727 gene encoding uncharacterized protein LOC126722727 — translation MGEVNVMFKEPVNKIIDRIKNEPYFQWPNKMRDDLSRRNQNLYCTYHKDKGHTTEQCWVLKDHLGQLVNAGYLKEFVVDSGNQGTGQCTQQRGNPLSPPLGVIEVIHTAPRGTTTARRKGVLAVVLAEDCSGKQPAEKKLKFTREPIAFNDDDLEGTIQPHDDALVVTTRINDFILKRVLVDQGSGADVIYHDLFKGLGLKNEDLSKYDTPLVNFNGRIVILEGQISHYQ, via the coding sequence ATGGGGGAGGTAAATGTAATGTTTAAGGAGCCAGTGAACAAGATCATAGATCGAATCAAGAATGAGCCGTACTTCCAGTGGCCAAACAAGATGAGAGATGACCTGTCACGGAGAAATCAGAATTTGTACTGTACTTACCACAAGGATAAGGGGCATACCACCGAGCAATGCTGGGTGTTGAAGGATCATCTAGGGCAGTTGGTGAATGCGGGATATTTGAAGGAGTTTGTGGTGGATTCAGGAAACCAAGGTACCGGGCAGTGTACTCAGCAAAGGGGGAACCCTCTCTCACCCCCGTTAGGAGTGATCGAGGTCATCCACACAGCCCCAAGGGGTACTACTACAGCTAGAAGGAAAGGGGTATTGGCTGTAGTATTGGCAGAAGATTGCTCGGGCAAGCAACCCGCCGAGAAGAAATTGAAGTTTACTCGGGAACCCATTGCTTTCAACGACGATGATCTagaaggaacaattcaaccGCACGATGATGCTCTGGTGGTAACGACCCGGATAAATGACTTTATCTTGAAGAGGGTATTGGTAGATCAAGGGAGTGGTGCCGATGTGATATACCATGACCTGTTcaaagggctcgggttaaagaATGAGGATCTCTCGAAGTACGATACACCCCTGGTCAATTTTAATGGCCGGATTGTGATCCTAGAGGGACAGATTTCTCACTACCAGTGA